A DNA window from Pirellulales bacterium contains the following coding sequences:
- a CDS encoding nitrate reductase, translated as MSATVAARPRRLLAEASSLLHQREGRLTRELLLEPGRFGLGMVPATAAPTATTTAVCGYCSTGCGLNLHLRDGEAVGLTPATEYPVNLGMACPKGWEALAVLDSPDRATTPLLRSADGNLQPIDWPTALATFCSRMKAIQAEHGPQSVAFLSTGQIPTEEMMLLGALAKFGMGMIHGDGNTRQCMATAATAYKESFGFDAPPFTYADFEKSDLIVLIGANLCVGHPILWERVLQNRRGGKVVVVDPRATETAQAAWRHLAIRPKSDLALLYGIAHVLVREGWLDDNFIAAHTRGFEEFARHVEPFTPQRAAAATGLDPQQICDMAKLIHEHPRVSFWWTMGVNQSYEGTRTAQAIINLALMTGNIGRPGTGANSITGQCNAMGSRIFSNTTNLFGGRKFESESDRREAATALGVPVERIPDEPSWPYDRIVEGIRRGEIRGLWVVATNPAHSWIHQGDMRELLGRLDFLVVQDMYRTTETAQMADLVLPAAGWGEKEGTFINSERRIGLLKKVRRAPGEALADFTIFKLLAAAWGCEELFAAWGTPEDVFQTMKRLSRGRPCDVSGIRDYRMLDAAGGVQWPCPLELENPEPERRLFDDGRFFHEDGRARFVFDAPQSMPEPPDDEYPLVLLTGRGSVSQWHTQTRTAQSAVLRKLYPQSLHVELHPTDADRLGIVAGDEVTIESRRGALQAVVQVTAVVQPGQAFLPMHDAATNRLTLAHFDPHSRQPSYKDCAVRIRKHACQRGQS; from the coding sequence ATGAGCGCTACCGTTGCCGCCCGCCCGCGCCGGTTGTTGGCCGAGGCCTCGTCGCTGCTGCATCAGCGCGAGGGGCGGCTCACGCGCGAGTTGCTGCTGGAGCCGGGCCGGTTCGGGCTGGGAATGGTCCCCGCGACGGCCGCCCCCACGGCGACGACGACCGCGGTCTGCGGATACTGCTCGACGGGGTGCGGGCTCAATCTTCATCTCCGCGACGGGGAAGCGGTCGGCCTCACTCCCGCGACCGAGTACCCGGTCAACCTCGGCATGGCCTGTCCCAAGGGATGGGAGGCGCTTGCCGTGCTCGATTCGCCCGATCGCGCAACGACCCCGTTGCTGCGGAGCGCCGACGGGAATCTGCAGCCGATCGACTGGCCGACGGCCCTGGCGACGTTTTGCTCGCGAATGAAGGCGATTCAGGCCGAGCACGGCCCGCAGTCGGTTGCGTTCTTGAGCACAGGTCAAATCCCCACCGAGGAAATGATGCTGCTGGGCGCCCTCGCCAAGTTCGGCATGGGGATGATCCACGGCGACGGCAACACGCGCCAGTGCATGGCGACCGCGGCCACGGCGTACAAGGAGTCGTTCGGATTCGACGCCCCGCCGTTCACCTACGCGGACTTTGAGAAGTCGGACCTGATTGTTTTGATCGGCGCCAACCTGTGCGTGGGGCACCCCATTCTGTGGGAGCGGGTGCTGCAGAATCGTCGGGGGGGGAAAGTGGTCGTCGTCGATCCGCGCGCCACCGAGACGGCGCAAGCCGCGTGGCGGCATCTGGCGATTCGCCCCAAATCGGACCTGGCGTTGCTGTACGGCATTGCCCACGTTCTGGTGCGCGAGGGGTGGCTTGACGACAACTTTATCGCCGCCCACACGCGCGGGTTCGAGGAGTTCGCCCGACACGTTGAGCCGTTCACCCCCCAGCGCGCAGCGGCGGCGACCGGGCTCGACCCACAGCAGATTTGCGACATGGCGAAGCTCATCCACGAGCATCCGCGGGTGTCGTTCTGGTGGACCATGGGGGTCAACCAAAGCTACGAAGGGACCCGCACGGCCCAGGCGATCATCAACCTCGCGCTGATGACCGGCAACATCGGTCGACCCGGCACGGGGGCCAATTCGATCACCGGGCAGTGCAACGCGATGGGATCGCGGATCTTCAGCAACACGACCAACCTGTTCGGAGGGCGGAAATTCGAGAGCGAATCCGATCGACGCGAGGCGGCGACGGCGCTGGGCGTCCCCGTCGAGCGGATTCCGGACGAGCCAAGCTGGCCGTACGACCGCATCGTCGAAGGGATCCGCCGGGGCGAGATCCGCGGGTTGTGGGTCGTCGCCACGAACCCCGCCCACTCGTGGATTCACCAAGGGGATATGCGCGAGTTGCTCGGTCGACTCGACTTTCTGGTGGTTCAGGACATGTACCGCACGACCGAGACCGCCCAAATGGCCGACCTCGTCCTCCCCGCGGCGGGGTGGGGAGAGAAGGAGGGGACGTTCATCAACAGCGAACGCCGCATCGGCCTCTTGAAGAAGGTGCGCCGCGCCCCGGGCGAGGCTTTGGCCGACTTCACGATCTTCAAGTTGCTGGCCGCCGCCTGGGGGTGCGAGGAGTTGTTCGCCGCTTGGGGGACGCCCGAGGACGTGTTCCAGACGATGAAGCGGCTGTCGCGCGGCCGGCCGTGCGACGTCTCGGGAATTCGCGATTACCGCATGCTCGACGCCGCGGGAGGCGTGCAGTGGCCCTGCCCCCTGGAACTCGAGAACCCGGAACCCGAACGGCGGCTGTTCGACGACGGGCGCTTTTTCCACGAAGACGGTCGGGCCCGGTTCGTGTTCGACGCCCCGCAGTCGATGCCCGAACCCCCGGACGACGAGTATCCGCTGGTGCTGCTGACGGGACGGGGGAGCGTATCGCAATGGCATACGCAAACGCGGACCGCCCAAAGCGCCGTGTTGCGCAAGCTCTACCCGCAATCGCTCCATGTCGAGCTCCACCCGACCGACGCCGACCGGCTGGGCATCGTCGCCGGCGACGAGGTGACGATCGAGTCGCGTCGCGGGGCCCTGCAGGCGGTCGTCCAGGTGACCGCCGTCGTGCAGCCCGGGCAGGCGTTCCTGCCGATGCACGACGCGGCGACGAACCGACTCACGCTTGCTCACTTCGATCCGCATTCTCGGCAGCCGTCGTACAAGGACTGCGCCGTTCGCATTCGCAAACACGCTTGCCAGCGAGGACAATCATGA
- a CDS encoding NirA family protein, translating to MIDLADGCVLAAEPESTHGAAPFTAEQQSYLQGFALGADVARKVQGLPILAGSAGPKGATITLGGAAVAVPSGPPRPEQIHYDAQDRQLAAGGKLCAEEQAKRAVNPLDMRDLLQARAVAGEFPKGTDVFLTKYHGMFYVAPAQDAFMCRLRIPGGHLSSRQLDGLADLAEKYAGGYADVTTRANFQLREIAASDPIHVLMGLHDLGLTSLGAGADNIRNVTASPASGVDPQELIETLPLARAMHHHILHHREMYGLPRKFNIAFDGGGAIAALEDTNDVGFAAVRVPDEFADADCPAGTYFQLTLGGITGHCDFARPTGVLVRPDECVAVATAIVRVFSEFGDRTDRKRARLKYVLDERGFEWYLAEVQKHLPFALRYVAAERLAPRPADNRWGHVGFHPQKQSGRQYVGLSLPVGRLTVVQLRGIARIAERFGSGTIRLTVWQNVLVTDVADADVEAVKSEIEALGLDWRASSVRAGLVACTGAAGCKYAGADTKRHALLIADYVEERLELDQPVNIHLTGCHHSCAQHYIGDIGLIATAVEDGDDMVEGYHLLVGGGYGERQCLGRELCPSLRFDQVPAVVARLLEGYLARRRDPQESFHEFAARHEIPALRELCEAQLTAA from the coding sequence ATGATCGACCTGGCCGATGGCTGCGTCTTGGCGGCTGAACCAGAATCGACGCACGGCGCCGCCCCCTTCACGGCGGAGCAGCAGAGCTACTTGCAGGGTTTCGCCCTGGGCGCCGACGTGGCCCGCAAAGTGCAGGGGCTGCCGATCCTCGCCGGGAGCGCTGGGCCGAAAGGAGCGACGATCACGCTGGGAGGCGCCGCCGTCGCGGTCCCGTCCGGCCCGCCGCGACCGGAGCAAATTCACTACGACGCCCAAGACCGGCAACTCGCCGCGGGCGGGAAGCTGTGCGCGGAGGAGCAAGCCAAGCGCGCCGTCAACCCGCTCGACATGCGGGACCTTCTGCAGGCCCGCGCCGTCGCGGGCGAGTTTCCCAAGGGGACCGACGTCTTTCTCACGAAGTACCACGGCATGTTCTACGTGGCGCCGGCCCAGGACGCCTTTATGTGCCGGCTGCGAATCCCGGGGGGGCACCTTTCTAGTCGCCAACTCGATGGGCTCGCCGATCTCGCCGAGAAATACGCCGGAGGGTACGCCGACGTCACGACCCGAGCGAATTTTCAGCTTCGCGAGATCGCCGCAAGCGATCCGATCCATGTGCTCATGGGCCTGCATGATCTTGGGCTCACGAGCCTCGGCGCCGGGGCGGATAACATCCGCAACGTCACCGCCAGTCCCGCCAGCGGCGTCGATCCGCAGGAGTTGATCGAGACGTTGCCCCTGGCCCGCGCGATGCACCACCACATCCTCCATCACCGCGAGATGTACGGCCTGCCGCGGAAGTTCAACATCGCGTTTGACGGCGGGGGGGCGATCGCCGCGCTCGAAGACACCAACGACGTCGGTTTCGCCGCAGTTCGCGTCCCGGACGAGTTCGCCGACGCCGACTGCCCCGCGGGGACGTACTTCCAATTGACGCTGGGGGGAATCACCGGCCACTGCGACTTTGCCCGCCCGACGGGAGTGCTCGTTCGCCCGGACGAGTGCGTCGCGGTCGCCACGGCGATTGTCCGCGTGTTCAGCGAATTTGGCGACCGGACCGATCGCAAGCGGGCCCGGCTGAAGTACGTGCTCGACGAGCGCGGGTTCGAGTGGTATCTGGCCGAGGTGCAGAAGCACTTGCCGTTTGCGCTGCGTTACGTCGCGGCCGAGCGATTGGCCCCGCGACCTGCGGACAACCGGTGGGGGCACGTCGGGTTCCATCCCCAGAAGCAGTCGGGCCGGCAGTACGTCGGGTTGTCGCTCCCTGTCGGCCGATTGACCGTCGTGCAGCTTCGCGGGATCGCGCGCATCGCCGAGCGCTTCGGCAGCGGCACGATTCGGCTCACTGTGTGGCAGAACGTGCTCGTCACCGACGTCGCCGACGCCGACGTCGAAGCCGTGAAGAGCGAGATCGAGGCGCTCGGGCTCGACTGGCGGGCGAGCAGCGTCCGGGCCGGGCTCGTAGCCTGCACGGGCGCTGCCGGCTGCAAGTACGCCGGCGCCGACACGAAGCGTCACGCCTTGCTGATCGCCGACTACGTCGAAGAGCGGCTTGAACTCGACCAGCCGGTGAACATCCACCTGACCGGCTGCCACCACTCGTGCGCCCAGCACTACATCGGAGACATCGGACTGATCGCCACCGCGGTCGAAGACGGCGACGACATGGTCGAGGGCTATCACCTGCTCGTGGGCGGGGGGTACGGCGAGCGGCAGTGCCTCGGTCGTGAACTGTGCCCCTCGCTCCGTTTTGATCAAGTCCCTGCAGTCGTCGCTCGGTTGTTGGAGGGGTATCTCGCCCGGCGCCGCGACCCGCAGGAGTCCTTTCATGAATTCGCCGCCCGTCACGAGATTCCCGCGCTTCGCGAATTGTGCGAAGCCCAGCTCACGGCGGCTTGA
- a CDS encoding sulfite reductase subunit alpha yields the protein MSLSLIPDSAPFSPEQRAWLNGFLSGWLGVNGEQPGGLNGNGVALGLLGDGDQGRTPTQAEEEFPWHDPGLPIVERLDLAAEKPLPRRLMAAMAQLDCGACGYQCQTYAEAIAAGEEKCLTLCAPGGGETAKAVKAILKEQGAAPAAAPTMNGASRPAPAGTRQNPAVARVKAIRNLNGPGSAKHTAHVEIDLADCGVAYKVGDALGVFPANCPELVEAIIDALGAKGDELVESPAGRELPLREALRLDCDLATVDDALVELLQNGGDPAEAAVVRRAEESDSLCEYDVLDLLQLAPSRRPTPAELAEALGRLQPRLYSIASSPLAHPGEVHLTVGRVETELRGRRRKGVASTMFADRLQPGDEVRVFVHAAHGFTVPADPAAPMIMVGPGTGIAPFRAFLEERIATGASGPNWLFFGDQRRATDFLYQEELEPLVAADRLRLDLAFSRDQDEKIYVQTRMLAAGEELFRWLEDGGCFFVCGDAKRMAVDVDRALCEIVARHGGLSPEAAAKYVNDLRRSGRYVRDVY from the coding sequence ATGTCACTTTCGCTCATTCCCGACAGCGCCCCTTTCTCGCCCGAGCAGCGCGCCTGGCTCAACGGGTTTCTCTCGGGCTGGCTTGGCGTCAACGGCGAGCAGCCGGGCGGGCTCAACGGCAACGGCGTCGCGCTCGGACTGCTTGGCGACGGCGACCAGGGACGGACGCCAACCCAGGCGGAGGAGGAGTTCCCCTGGCACGATCCTGGGCTGCCGATCGTCGAGCGGCTCGACCTCGCCGCGGAAAAGCCGCTGCCGCGGCGCCTGATGGCGGCGATGGCGCAGCTCGACTGCGGCGCCTGCGGCTACCAGTGTCAGACCTACGCCGAGGCGATCGCCGCAGGCGAAGAAAAGTGCCTGACCTTGTGCGCCCCCGGCGGCGGCGAGACGGCCAAGGCCGTCAAGGCGATCCTGAAAGAGCAGGGAGCCGCGCCTGCCGCGGCGCCGACCATGAACGGGGCGAGTCGCCCGGCGCCTGCGGGGACGAGACAAAACCCCGCCGTCGCGCGAGTCAAGGCGATTCGCAATCTCAACGGTCCCGGTTCGGCAAAGCACACGGCGCATGTGGAGATCGATCTGGCCGACTGCGGCGTCGCGTACAAGGTCGGGGACGCCTTGGGGGTGTTTCCTGCCAACTGTCCCGAACTTGTCGAGGCGATCATCGACGCCTTGGGCGCCAAAGGCGACGAGCTTGTCGAGTCGCCTGCCGGACGCGAACTGCCGCTCCGCGAGGCGTTGAGGTTGGATTGCGACCTGGCGACGGTCGACGACGCCTTGGTCGAGTTGCTGCAAAACGGGGGAGACCCCGCCGAGGCTGCCGTGGTGCGGCGCGCCGAGGAGTCCGACTCGCTGTGCGAGTACGACGTGCTCGATCTATTGCAGTTGGCGCCCAGTCGTCGCCCGACGCCGGCCGAATTGGCTGAGGCGTTGGGCCGGTTGCAGCCGCGGTTGTACTCGATCGCCAGCTCGCCCCTTGCGCACCCCGGGGAGGTCCACCTCACGGTCGGACGCGTCGAGACGGAACTGCGGGGGCGGCGTCGCAAAGGGGTGGCGTCGACGATGTTCGCCGACCGCCTGCAACCGGGCGACGAGGTGCGAGTCTTCGTCCACGCGGCGCACGGGTTCACCGTTCCGGCCGATCCTGCAGCGCCGATGATTATGGTCGGCCCCGGGACGGGGATTGCGCCGTTTCGGGCGTTTCTCGAGGAGCGCATCGCCACGGGGGCGTCGGGGCCGAACTGGCTCTTCTTCGGCGATCAACGGCGAGCGACCGATTTCCTCTATCAGGAGGAACTGGAGCCGCTGGTCGCGGCTGACCGTCTGCGACTCGACCTGGCGTTCAGCCGCGACCAGGACGAAAAAATTTACGTCCAGACCCGCATGCTCGCCGCAGGCGAGGAATTGTTCCGCTGGCTCGAGGATGGGGGATGCTTCTTTGTCTGCGGCGACGCCAAGCGGATGGCCGTCGACGTGGACCGAGCCTTGTGCGAGATCGTCGCACGGCACGGCGGGTTGTCGCCCGAAGCCGCAGCGAAGTACGTCAACGACCTGCGCCGCAGCGGCCGCTACGTCCGCGACGTCTATTAG